AGAATCTGACTCGCCGCACGTCGATCCAGGTCACCCGTCGGTTCGTCCGCCACCAGGAGTTCCGGTTGCGTCACCATCGCACGGGCAATCGCCACACGCTGTTCCTGACCACCCGAAAGTTCGGTGGGTCGATGATGCATACGGTCCGCCAGTCCCACCAGCTCCATGGCCATGTGAATTCGCTCCCGTCGCTCTTTCCGACTCAGACTCGAATCGAGTAGCAGCGGCAGTTCCACGTTTTCATATGCCGTCAGAATGGGAACCAGGTGGTAGAGCTGAAAAATGTATCCACAGGTCCGTGCGCGCCACCGTGTCAGCTCAGCCCGGGACAGTCGGGAGAGTTCGGTCTTGCCCACCCACAGCTCTCCCGTCGTGGGTCGATCAATTCCGGCGATTAGATTCAGCAAGGTGGTTTTACCGGATCCCGAGGGTCCCATCAGGGCAAGAAATTCTCCTTTTGGAACGGATAGATCCAATGCCTCCAAGGGGGTGACTTCCGTTTTTCCTTTGAAATAGGTTTTGGATACCCCGTTGCAGGAAATGTAGAATTCTGGTTTTTGATTCATGTGTATGCTTCTAGGGTTGTATGCGAATGCGGGATTGGTCTTTCAGGTCAGGATCGGGGGCAATAACCACTTGATCCCCGGGATTTAATCCACTCACGATGCGCACGAAGTCCGGACGATTCGAGTCGGTAGCGATGCTTGCTTCGATGCGTTGCACCCGACTACGATCCGCTGCCAGTCGAAAAAGCT
Above is a genomic segment from Puniceicoccaceae bacterium containing:
- a CDS encoding ABC transporter ATP-binding protein, with the translated sequence MNQKPEFYISCNGVSKTYFKGKTEVTPLEALDLSVPKGEFLALMGPSGSGKTTLLNLIAGIDRPTTGELWVGKTELSRLSRAELTRWRARTCGYIFQLYHLVPILTAYENVELPLLLDSSLSRKERRERIHMAMELVGLADRMHHRPTELSGGQEQRVAIARAMVTQPELLVADEPTGDLDRRAASQILDLLQELASSHDRTIVMVTHDQRAADVADRTLHLDKGKLVVEADVHSFGSEEVLRT